A stretch of DNA from Anopheles nili chromosome 2, idAnoNiliSN_F5_01, whole genome shotgun sequence:
CCCGGAATAATCGATATGTAACATGTGGTACAGTACTGAAACTGCTCAATACTGACTACAAGGTGCGATTACATTCGCATGATGTAAAATATGGAACGGGTTCGGGTCAACAGTCGGTTACCGCCACGGAACTGCAGGAAGATGTTAACAGCCATTGGGCAGTGAAGGCTGCCACAGGCAAACATTGTGATCGAGGGTAAATCGCTGAATGAAGAAGTTTGTCAGCCTTAAAAATTTACGAGTACCTATTTATCCATTACAGAGAGCCAATTAAATGTGGAGATACTATTCGACTGCACCATCTAGCTACGAACAAAAACCTTCATTCCCATCATTTCCAGAGTCCGCTGTCTGGTAACCAAGAGATTTCAGCCTATGGTGATGAGCGAGGTAGGTGGTTGAAAgtgttaatttaaaattttcgaGCCGATGTAATGCATAAAGTTGCTCTTTGTTAGGTGAGGGAGATTCTGGAGATCACTGGCTGTTAATTTGCTCGGGCGACAGTTGGCAGCGAGCGAACCCTGTCCGGTTTCAGCACACCGATACCGACATGTATCTTGGCGTGTCCGGGCGTACCTTTGGACGGCCAATCAATGGTCAGATGGAAGTGGTTGGTATTCCGAATCCTTACTCTGGCACGGAATGGGTCGCTGCTGAAGGGCTCTTCATCCATCCGACGGAGAAGGATAGTGGTGCTCGAGTGCATACCGAGCTGTGAGCGGTAGGAGGATAATAATGCATATTGCATGACcgattattatttattgtggCCAGCCTAACGCAATATTGAAATAGCTCAATCAAGGATGATACGTTTTAACGCAAACAACCGGACTACACGAAGTTATTGTCCAACAGACGATTGTGTAGGTTCGAAACAATGAATACTGTGCAAAATACAACATCTCAATACaacaaaatcatttttattctaCGTTTTACAGCTTACAAATTTGCCATGTCGATTTAAACTAAATCTTTTTAAAGCAGCAGTACCTTATATAATTCGGAtgtaaattttcataaaaaatataaacatgaTGACAATTGACTACCTACGTTATACCAACGTTCTACTAAAAACAACCATTTAACTTAGTGAACGGAAGGTACCAGAAAAAAGCTCTGCAGATGACCGAATCGTTGGATTGTTGTCTATATCCAAATCTGCGTGTTGGCACACTGATCAGACACGAGCAGTCTAGGTGGGTGTGCACCTTGGAATTCATCCAAAATATCAAACCTCTTTGCAACAAGAGCATATGCATAAGTAATAACCTTGAAAAACACATGCTTTGGCATACTGGCTTATGGCCAGGTATGCATACGCCGGTCAATATATCTGTCTAGACGATCGAACTTAATGACGTACAAACCATTCTTGTGCCACCAGTGAAGCATATATACTTTATGGAACACTGGATAACGCTCAAGAACGGCTGACTTACGTTCGCGACTATATTAGATTACTATACCACGGCAGCTACTAGCAGCGGTAGCCACcgagtaaaagaaaaatgattgaaGTAAAACTTCTCCAATACAAAAGGTACATAATGGCACGCTTGATGGGTGGCAATAttgttgataaaatatttagaaATAATTTGATATCACACACCCGCTAATTCCACGAAAGCTCTTCTTGCTTCAGCACCACTTtcagttgcttttttttcttatcagtCAAACCATTCCGGTTGTTTTGATTCGATCCATCGTTTCGCTCTCACCGCTGGATCTGAAATCGGAGAGTGGCTTCTCTCAATGCGCTTATGCTGGGGAGCCAACATCGACCGCTCTTGGATAGCGTGTCGAAAATCTCTCAGTTGCATTTGAGACACGATTTGGTTCACAAGCGTTCGCTTCCGGAGGGCTGCGCTGAAGTCCGCCCTCAACAGGGAGATATAATTGCTAGCATCTATCCATCATATACTGAATAAGCACTTGGCTCATCGTGCAACAGAGCTGCATTTCTTGGCGTTAAAGTTCGCGAACTTGTGGTGTACTGTGTGGTTGTGCTCGTACCCGACGATCCAATTGTGTGTCTTGTGTCCCCGGTAAGAAGCATCCGAAGCGTCGTGCTGAAGAAAACCTGCTGAATCGAAGTGTTGGTTTGACACACTCTCGCGTTACATTGATTAATTATCCTTTACCCGTGGCTGGTTGGGTGCTGCCCAATTGCGACGCGTTGTGGCTCTTGAACAGCTGCTACCGAGCCATTGTACGGATTCCTCCGTTAGTTCATTGTAATGTGCCACTGGCACTAGGATTGCTTCTGTTTCTCATTCGCTGTGTGGGGTACGTGCAGATCGACGCTTGTGTCCACGAGGGCGCGTTTGTGCGGTGGGCGGGTTTGGTGTGCGAGAGCAGCTCCGTGGCAGGAAGGAGCCATTTCTGTACGGTCGGGTGTATGTGCGTGAGGTGTGCGAGTGTTTGACAGCGGGaaggtatcgatttttcccgaTCCCGGATCCCGATGTTATGAAGATGATGTAAAGAAATCTATCCACCGCGAATGTACATTTAGCCTACGCCAAGGAATTGTATCGCATTACAGCCAACTCACGGCAAACCACGCTAGTTTGCAGTGTCGAATTTTACCGTTTTTGACGAAACTTTGGTCGCTAGATTTTTTGTCCCTTTCTCAAACACGTTGTTGCGCATATAAATCGTTGAAGTGTTGATTGTGCGAAAGTACCCTTACCgaaaaatcccatccaccTAACGCTAAATACCCGACCGGCCGGACCGGACGCTGCTCCAAAGTAGGCGGAggtatttttatgttgctgttCAGTTCGGTTTTGGGTTCGGTGTACAATTTCTGCTGAAACGATAGAAAGAACGTCAAACGAGGTGCCTCTGTTGGGCCGGTGGCGTAGTGAATTCCAAGCGTGTGCAATAACAAACCAATCAAGCAGCAGCTGTGGTGTGGTACGCGTGGCCTAGAGTGCGACTGTGAAGGCAGATTAGTGCGGGAAGTgccctgaaaaaaaaacgggaagtAGTGTTTTTGTACCCGCAAAGCTGTGCCGTGTTCTTCACACCAACACGCTCCGGTTCACCCCGTCTTCGGCGGAAATCGCACCAAACAGAAAATGTAAGTCCCGAAAGTGCGTTGCATTAATGCAGCAAGGTCAAGCTTCTTTTGCCGCAATTCCTTCTAGTTGACATTGCCACCGGAACCCGGGAAAGTTTAATGAGTTCATTAATACGGGCTCGGTTACAAATAAACCATTTAGTTaactgtttcaattttgcgtGCCCGCTCTCGTCAGGTGATGCCATTTCTACCAATTATGGTTACTCGTTTTATACCTCCCAAGGAATGGCAGCATTAGCACGGGATTGTTGtttcttatttcattttggTATAGGGAAACGATACGCACCTGAGCTATTATGTACATCTGACATAGAGAaaacgagtgagagagagaaagaaaaagagagaacaatagcagaaaagaagagagaacCCGGTTAAAGCTACACTGGACGAGAGAAAGTGCGGGCCAAATAGGTAAAAAGATACAGGGTTAGCATTGCTGTAAACTTTGTATGAAAAAGCCCCGGTTTCGTAACATATGCTCTAAAACAATGTAATTGAATTAGTAAAAAGAACTGTTCTGTGAtatcaaaagcaaaatatcataCAACAGAAGTAAGTAGTGTTATTAAATCGGATAAAACCTTTATACATAGTCGATGGTTAATGATAGTGGAGTTAATAAAACTTTCTCTCAGCCAGAGACAATCCGTTCGTAGAGAAcgggtttcattttctcttctcatGCTCATTTCGTCGTTCTCTCTTCTCGTGCCCCGAACATGCCTGCGAAGAGAAGAAAGACTTGGATAAAAACAAGCACGTCGTCATTTTTGCCCACACCTAAGACGCTTAACACAAATACCGGCGCATTTCCTGCTGGAATGTGACACAAATAATGTCCCACCTCGTCCCCAGAGTGGGAAATCGTTTCCACGGTCTTTCCAACTGTGCGCAAGGCCACCACATGGAGGAAGAGCTTTTGGAGAGCTTTCCGACGTTTGAGTTAAGTTTCCATATTTACGTACACGTATGCTTACAGTCTCTAACAAGTTTTGAAGGACCTTCTTATCTTTGTATAATCCATGCGAACGAGCTTATTCGCGCgttttggtgttaatttttcttacgaaaaataaatcaagcatttatttatatttctgCACAATGCGTTCACTATGCAATATAATTTTAGCATTTCATTAGAGCCAGCTAACACCTTGGCTGAAAATATGAACTGCTTCATTCTTGTTTTGTCATCAAAACCTGCTACCAAACAATTTATCACATGTTAGGCATCAAATTAGTTTACGTCTgagaaatataaataaaatcaatcaatcaattaacATGCATGGTGTCGATTGGTGTTGGAAACAAATCCACATCTTGAGTTTAGGCTAGTGCTAATGAGTGatgctaaaaatacaaatgaaaagGTATAAGAAAGATAACATTCTGCTCTAATAACTTTCAATACGTGTGTCGATTGTTGCGAGTTACGTATGAGTAACAAGGAATTGTATTGAGCCCAACATTAATGGtgtttggaatttattttattgaagcGTGCAACCTCGTGCACAAAGGCTTATCGTAACTTAACACATCAAGTTAATGTGTTTCTCGTTCTCTGTAAACGAAGGCACATTCGGTCAGGCTAATAAGACTGTGAATGTGGAAGCGACGTTATGTCGCACGTTATCGACCAGAATTACATAATTTTCTGTCACTTAACCATGAAATAACcttattaaaattttccatacTGATGATTTCAATATGCTATTACGATTGTATCTCTCCTTCTCGACCTCCTCTGAAGGCACTCTcattaaacattcaaacacacGTCCAGCGGTCCAACATAGAATGATTTGTGCA
This window harbors:
- the LOC128731391 gene encoding stromal cell-derived factor 2, whose translation is MTLHSSTIAFLVLIFSLVCSLDFVVAARNNRYVTCGTVLKLLNTDYKVRLHSHDVKYGTGSGQQSVTATELQEDVNSHWAVKAATGKHCDRGEPIKCGDTIRLHHLATNKNLHSHHFQSPLSGNQEISAYGDERGEGDSGDHWLLICSGDSWQRANPVRFQHTDTDMYLGVSGRTFGRPINGQMEVVGIPNPYSGTEWVAAEGLFIHPTEKDSGARVHTEL